The Pungitius pungitius chromosome 4, fPunPun2.1, whole genome shotgun sequence nucleotide sequence AAACACAGCTGGTTTGGTCACATGATATTTCAGATGCTGGGATTTGAGCGTGGAGCCCTCTACAGTTCTGACTCCAATTTAAACCCATTTACTAGTTTATACTAGTTTTTAGGGAAtgtggtgtgtttttatttcatcagctTCTTTTTCCATCTTGTTGGCCAAAAGACAGCTATTCTCAAGTGTGAAAGAGAATGTGATGCAGACATCATTCCCACCAAACATTAATAAAATGAACTATAAGGAAATGTTACTCAGGCTCAGATTTCAAATTTGCAGTTTGGAAACTGATCCTCTAAGTCGTCCCCACAAAGGATTTGGTCACGAACTAATGTGGACCATTGATGAAAAGTAATGCATTACAAGCTTCCTGAGTAAACATAGTTGTCTGAACCAAATGCCCTGGCAATCCATCCATACGTTTCCAAAGCTGAAGACGTTTAactcaaaaccacaaaataTGATGCGAGAGGTAAATCATTCTGACTTGTAGAGGGTAGAGTGCGCATGCACAGCTTCATCCCTCCATGCATGGTGGAACCAGGAATGTCCACTTTGGAAACTGATCCTCTAAGCCGTccccacaaataaaataaaaaaaaatttaaattccAAATGGGAAGTCTTCATGTTAACCTTTTCTTTGATGACTTGACAGGAATGCCAGCAGTCAGTTCTGGTTCAGGCTGATAGTGTTAACAACACAGTCCAAAGAGTACCAGAAGAGGACCCAGTACCCTAAAATATGTTACACACAAGAGAGCTGCACATTGAATTGTCCTGAGGTAAACGTACCTTCTGCAAACATTACCAAAATTACCAGCAAAGGCATCACATGGCACAAGGTATGTAAACACAGCCGATGattaattcatttgaatgtgGAAATAAATGACTGAGTGTTTTTCTACATTTGAAGCTAAAGCTGATTTCAAGgtttaaaaaagcttttttcattCCATTTTAGGAGGTAGAGTCCTTTTCAAGAGATGACCACTTCTCAAGTGTGGAAGTGAATGACCAAGGAGAATACAACTGTACCAGGTCTTACCTGTATCATGGGCAAATATATAGAATGACCTTTACATTGCTGCTTAGAGTCGAACCAAAGGGTgaggaaaatacttttttttgaaATGTAATCTTCCTGTGTTGGAGGCGGagatgtgaaatgttttttccttctttttttgcacagaAAAACCAGTTAAATCCTCAGTGATCCTCTCACCACACAAAAGTCAAGTTTTCTATGTAGATTTGGGTGAGCTTCCATCGTTCATGCAGAACAAGCACACACTTGGAGATCCATATAAGCATTTACTATCTAACTGAATTACTACTTTCAAATGTTGAAATCGTTGAAATTCTGCTATTTCTAGGCACAACAGTGGTGATTGATTGCAAGGCGGAAATGCATTCAGACTCAGACGAGATCTCCTGGATAAGCGAGAATtcagaggtggaaaaaaacaacagctttcCCGTTTTCTACAATTCCCCAAGGTGAACATTTCACATGAGAATCggaaaagcaaatgttttaaatggatACATAAACATTTCACAGACTCAAAATAGCTTTTCCTCCTTACTTACTTTTCTTTCCATTCCAGGGAGAGTAATGCTTCAGTAACACAGATCGCATCACTAGTCTTCAAAAAAGTGTCAGAGGAGGATTTGTCAAAAAATTTCACCTGTAAACTGGAATTATTTGGATCTCCAATCTTGGTCAATGTCACTTTGGCCCTAAAACGTATGTGAGATAAACCCATTGTGTGTTTAAAACCTCGCCTTATATATTCCACTTGTTCAATCTGTTTCTGTAGATCTGTAGATGTACTTTTTGAGGAGTACTGAGATAATGAATTAGTCGTTTAGTTGACTACCATTAATGGGTGTTCAAAGGAATATTTTCATGGATTTGTTCTTGCTGTTCTTTCCCTACAGCCCGTCCTTCTTACGTTTCCCTTGCTATCGGCACTGTTGGCGTTGTGCTGGTGATGGTTTGGACGGTAGTTATCTACGTGAGGTTCAGAATAACCGTCACTCTTTTCCTAAGAGACAGTCTTGGCTGCCATAGAAGCACCTCAGGTGGGATTCATGTTGTTGTGTCCTtgtagagagaaagaaagaaagaaactcaTATTTAAATACCACATATGTGTGACAaagctgtttgttttctctcagaTGGAAAAAGCTACGATGCCTTTTTGATGTTTTTCGAGAGCTACACAGACAGAGGATTAAATGAAGATGACAGAAAATGTCTGGAGAGTGTTTTGGAAGAGAGGTTTGGTTACAGAGTCTGTCTTTACGATCGTGATGTCCTCCCGGGGCAAGGTACATATTTCAGACCTACTCTGAATCTGCACAGAAATCTCCATGAAGCAATGCATGACCTGAACTCTGGTTGGTTGCAGCTGCAGCGGAGGCCGTGCTGGACTGCATAGACCAGAGTCGGGCGGTGGTTTTGGTTCCCACTTCCTCAGACCCTGGTCCAGGATCTGGCCTGCTGAGTGCCATCCACGCAGCCCTTGTGGAGCGGCAGAGCCGCTTGATTTTCATCcaaacagaagaaacaaaagcGCTGGCCTCTGGTTCGTTACCGGAGGCCTTGCAGCTCCTTGGCGAGGCTGGAGATTGTGTCACATGGAAGGGCACGAGCTCCACGCCGCATTCGTCCTCCTTCTGGAAGCAGCTGCGTTACTACCTACCGGCCCCGCAGGACGCATCATCAATAAAGCTTTTGCCTCAGACAGTCTAggacagtgtttctcaactgatGGGTCgcgacccgtttgtagtgggtcgcgggcctttacatgggaaaataaaaataaaaaaataaaaatgtcatcctgtgattttattttgaagggacttttggtaatgcagcggagtttcgtcagacaagttgagaaacactggtctagGATGTAATGTCTGACCACGATGAACAgtttttttccatctgttttCAGGGTAACACGGTCGGTCataattcttcttttttatttttgaattggACTTTGGTAATATGTAACATTTTGCCTTGTTGAATTTACCTCCATGTGTTTGACTGCAAAGAGTCATTATGAATgtaatgtgaaaatgtttcttctGGTTATAACAATAGTCTATTCATGATTATGTCAGTGTGCACTGTTACTACTCACATATCCGCAATTGTTTGACTAATGTTATTTAATGAAAGTTGAGGTATTTCCTTACACTGGCTCATTAGCTACAATCCCTGATACATATACAAAGGTAATAACTGGATTTTACCCGTATTATTCTGTGGCAAGGCTGATAAAAGGGCGGCTCCCTGTTAGGACCCAGGTGAAGGGGCAGagctaaaaaaaagggggaggaagcTCACCTGGGCATTTCATCCTGGTGATTCACACACCTGAGGCCTGATTGTGTAAGCCTTGCTTCCTTCTACCTGCCTAAAAACAGGATTTTAAGACTGATTATATTTTaaactaatacattttttaccaGTCTTGCTTTTCGAGGGGCAATTATCTCAATCATCTGTAGAGCAAACAGACAGGTAGATGTACTCCCTGAATGCCTGCaacatgaaatgttttcttttaaatataaatgtgtttcttttgttttaaacagacaTAAACAACCACTGTTTCCCCCGTATTTAGTATATGGTGGCTTTTTAATAAGCCAAtagcatgtttttttatgtttcattaAAGGGAGTGACACAGTGAAAGAGCTACCatcctgcatgtgtttgttgtgtggtttgttttagTCATCGTATTTGCTGTgatatgatttgtttgttgaagTGTGAGATAAAGTGTCTTTTATATTTTGTGACTATTTActgttttctattttctttgttggttttgtttgataTAGGTATCAAGTGAACAgtattaaaatgtctttttattgaGTTCATTTATTGGTGTAGTCAATTTAATAAACAGTTTTCCTACAGTAGTCTCTGCCTCCAGTTTATTTTTAGTTAATTCTCTTGTACGTAGAATACCACCGGGTCACAATTATTAAACATTTCTTACCATACCACTGTTTATGTAagtaaaacattaaatatatcTGTATTTATATTTCTTAAGCTTTCATAATGATGCTTTCTTGTCAGTGAAGCTATAAAGGCTATAGAGGCCGACAGGTCATTGTTGAATTTCTCATCCCAAagccaaatacatttttcaaaaagcttTCTGACCTCTTGAGACCAAAACCTAATTAGgattgcttttatttattgtagtaATGAACATTTAAATTATTGTATATTGATCACATCAAGATCATAATTTTGTGACCCCAGACGACAAAATCAATTAACATGTCAGCTGGGATCAGCTGCAGCAACGAAAGATAACGGATGGGTAGGACATAAGACAGGGCTAAATAGTAGttatatataaacatttattgtaCTGAGTATCCAATACCGTTTTTCTCCACAAGACAGTGGACTTGTAATACCACTTAAGATTTGACAACTCTTATGTTGTTCAAATAGGAAGTGGTGAGCAATCACAGGAAAGACGAGAAGTTCCTGTAAAACTTTTTCAGTGGCTACTAAACAGGATGTTCTACTACCTTACGATCTACGTGTCCTGCAACAATGTTGCAGCTCGGGTGATAAGGGGCAAAAAATATCATGGCGGAGAAAATACCAAGAAATCCACATGTGGTTATGAAATAGAACGATCGTGAAATTTAAAGAGGCCTCACCTTATCAGCGTCGTGACTGCACTTCAACCGACGTCTACAGATTAGTGGCACAGGATGCGAACTATATgtgttctgttttcttttatctttccCATCTTCTCGGAGGGATGCTGTGGAAGCTGGCGAGACAGAAAAGCAGGTACGGTGCTTTTAAATGTGGGTTTAAAAGGAAGCATGTATGTAATTATCAAAAGTGTCGTATTTGTCTGACTGTGCAGCAAAACGAGACGACAACCAGCACTACAGAGCTGTTGAGGGGGAGATGTTTTTGATGCCGTGCATCGAGTCTGTGAGCAGCTGCAACAACGCAAAGTGCTCCAGGACCggagaaggagctgaaggcACCTCTTTTGACTGTGGGACGAAGTTCTCGGTGGAGGCAAAACATGCTGGAAAATACACATGCAGGTAAATAATCGTGTTCAAATTTAGCTCCCAATAGaacacttttttccttttcatgtaAAGTATAGCGTTGTCAGGACAAAATAACAGTTGATAGTCGCAGCTTTAAAAACCTTGTTGGTATACTAAAtaacaacattatttttttgtgtaaaatgtgATTTAACTTCTAGCGTATATTAAGGTTGTTGCTGTCCAGTGGCAGCACGTTTTTGTTTCATCTACAGGTGGTGAAGAGGTCAGAGAGCAGCCTGGGATGCTTCCTGTCCAAGGAGAGCAGTGTGGAGCTGGTCGATAGTAAAGGTGGAACGGTCCCCTGCCCCGGTCATACGTGTAgtaacaacacacatgtcatcTGGTACAAGGTGAAGAACACACATGAACAAGGTTACACTATGGAAACATTTAAATTGCTGCAAAAACTCATAAcacttgtgttttctcttgCAGGATAAGGCAGCCATGTCGAGGCAGAAGAGGCCGTTTTGTCTGAAGAGCGGAGGGTTATATTTATGCACAGTCACTGAACATGATACAGGGGTGTATTTCTGTGATCGACAAATACGTGAGCAAGGAGTCATCTGGACTTTCAGGAGGGCTGTTAACGTCACAGTAATacgtgagtgtgtctgtgtgtgagtggtaGTGAAGTTTGTTTTAAGACAATACAAACATATCataattatttgtttaatataatacattttgtccagaaaaaaaaagaatctgaagTATCTTAACAACTACAGGTTTTTTATATTGCTCATAACCAAATGTTAGCATGCGGCTGACGTTCAAGTAAGATGTGGCCTTTCTCAATCTGAGTGTCTGTACATGTGCACCTCTAACACCTTTAACACTAGCACGCTAAAGGGACCAGCAGATCTGTTGCATGctattagcatttagctcagagCACTGCTGCAGCACAACCTCACGGGTAAAAGAAGATGCAGTTATGCTAAAGTGGTCAAATTAAAGAAGGATCGGTTTTAAGGTCTCCTGTTAATAAACTTAATTACTACACTATATACGCCATACTTAAAAAGGACATTCACAACAATTTCACTTGTGTTTCACTTTATTTCTTAGTTTGGTGTTTTCATTTAGGCATTTTAAATATTCCATAGACAACTTGCCTTAACGGTTTTATTAGTTGATTCCACTAATCATACAAAGTGTTTCATCTTCCATGTGGATGTTGCTGTGAGTCGAAGCGGTGTACAGGATGTATGTTTCTAAGAGTAAACCAGAGCGATTATAATGCCGATCTTTCCGACTTTATTTCCCAAGGCCCAACAGCTGACAACGTAACTGACCCTCCCAAGATTCTGTATCCAAATGGAAACGTAACAGAGAAAGTTGAGCTTGGTAAGTGTGCACTAACGTTGTCACTCAGAGGTAAACACTGTTGCTACTAAAATCATCCTGAAACTATATCTACAACGTCAGTCCAATGTTGACTGGTGGTATGGGTGACTTTTGATTCTCGACATGTTGCTGTAGCTTGCATTTGGGGCACATATCTGCCCTGACAATCACGTGATGGTCTCATCATTGTTTAAATGACTAATTCTGGTCACAGTGCTAAAGTGTAATGGTGATTATGTTTTTCCACCTGTTCTAGGTTTACCTCACACGTTAGAGTGTGTGGTACATTTTCTTCTTGAGAGACATTTTCCGAGGAAGGTGCTGTGGTACATGAATTACGGTGGCAAGACAGACAATATGACCCTGGTACCAATGGAAGAGCAAAAGCAACAGTCAGTAACTGCATCACTTTCATTATGCGGCGCCAGTGATTGCTTGTACATTGTAATATTGTGAGCttaaagaaaagtatttttaagaATTCCAAGTAGCTGAAATTCTTCCCATAATTCAGAGAGAAGTGCGAGAAATTCGAGTGCAAGGTGATTGGAAGAGCCCTCATTAAGCAGGTGACTCCCCAGCACTTGAACCAGAGATTTACCTGCATCGCCAGCAATAATGTCAGCGAAAGAAGCGGCACCATTCAGCTTAAGGACATTAGAGGTACTgatgtttcattattattaatcattTCTATTATCCTGAAATCTAGTTGTTGGTTTAATGGCCTGCAACTGGCAGTGCTTCAGCAGAACTGCTGTCATCGGCactgttttcattgtgtttttcagtaaaCTGTATATTACCTACCCATTACCAAATGATAGAATGGCTAGACAAGAAAGCGGTGATCAAAAACTAAAAGAGCTAAAAGGAGAGTGAATACTTGACCCAAACATGACTCTAAATGAATGTTCTAATGCTGTTCTCTGTCTGCTCTATGTGTAACTCGGTAACTTCCAACAAGTTCCCCGAATACACCTGGTTCTAAGCTGTGTTTACAGCTTAAATACTCAAGTCCATTATTGATGCTTTTAATAATTTTTGATTGTGTTTCAGTGAAATTGTCCTCGCTGGTTGGGTACCCCGTAGCTTCATTGCTGTTGGTGGTTGGTCTAGGAATTGTTTTACAGGTGAAATGGCTGGAAATACAACTTATCTACAGATCCTACTTCCAACATAGAAAACATGATGGAGGTTAGAATgcaaaccacacacacgcacacacacacacacacacaggttcttGACTCATATGCATTTCCTGGTGACTTACCAACATTAACGCAAACCGCTAGCAGCCTGATCTGTACTTTTACCCTAACTGTAATCTGAACCTGATCATAAACTACATCATCTCTAAAGTGTATTAATTTACATTATGGGACGTGCAATCGTCCCTATTTTGACCcttcacagacacagacaatATTGAGCAGAAACCTAAAGGCAGACTGCTTGCATGCACACTCTGCTCCCTGTCAAAGGATGTGGGTTAATGTAAACCCAGACCTCAACATCGTACTCCaccctacaaaaaaacaaatgtaaattaaaactGCGAGCAGCGGTGAACGGGCCTttgcctctccttgcatgtcggggggcagcggtcagccggacacacgagtcaaaaagagaataaagagacaaaataaatcactctggTCACTCGGGCTGGTATTCAAActtgagtctgtggtttcataaacagaatccaccaacactaggctattgccgagtTGCA carries:
- the LOC119224519 gene encoding interleukin-1 receptor accessory protein-like — protein: MLCCATTHVITMVQVLLLPLFLLFASFTGVCPRELTEAYVKAGEMVALYCPQDSGSSPGDAKVIWISSTTHETTLTDTSPAEQRKMGLLIHGRSLVILSASLNHQGNYSCSLGNASSQFWFRLIVLTTQSKEYQKRTQYPKICYTQESCTLNCPEVNVPSANITKITSKGITWHKEVESFSRDDHFSSVEVNDQGEYNCTRSYLYHGQIYRMTFTLLLRVEPKEKPVKSSVILSPHKSQVFYVDLGTTVVIDCKAEMHSDSDEISWISENSEVEKNNSFPVFYNSPRESNASVTQIASLVFKKVSEEDLSKNFTCKLELFGSPILVNVTLALKPRPSYVSLAIGTVGVVLVMVWTVVIYVRFRITVTLFLRDSLGCHRSTSDGKSYDAFLMFFESYTDRGLNEDDRKCLESVLEERFGYRVCLYDRDVLPGQAAAEAVLDCIDQSRAVVLVPTSSDPGPGSGLLSAIHAALVERQSRLIFIQTEETKALASGSLPEALQLLGEAGDCVTWKGTSSTPHSSSFWKQLRYYLPAPQDASSIKLLPQTV
- the LOC119226896 gene encoding interleukin-18 receptor accessory protein-like isoform X1, translated to MRTICVLFSFIFPIFSEGCCGSWRDRKAAKRDDNQHYRAVEGEMFLMPCIESVSSCNNAKCSRTGEGAEGTSFDCGTKFSVEAKHAGKYTCSGSTFLFHLQVVKRSESSLGCFLSKESSVELVDSKGGTVPCPGHTCSNNTHVIWYKDKAAMSRQKRPFCLKSGGLYLCTVTEHDTGVYFCDRQIREQGVIWTFRRAVNVTVIRPTADNVTDPPKILYPNGNVTEKVELGLPHTLECVVHFLLERHFPRKVLWYMNYGGKTDNMTLVPMEEQKQQEKCEKFECKVIGRALIKQVTPQHLNQRFTCIASNNVSERSGTIQLKDIRVKLSSLVGYPVASLLLVVGLGIVLQVKWLEIQLIYRSYFQHRKHDGDEKEFDVFLSCVWSPPSTEVGGVWTLSSQRGPNRDEEACLAGVDPLITREGVSTLGPLEVMLPQVLEDQWGYRLCLLERDVAPGGAFTNDVVLAIQRSRMLICLLSADYLSNSNAVFVLESGIQALLQNSSLKLLPIWTGKASASLAQPDTPLPTLVQRALKVLPSLDCTSGQPSTSCFWRSLRKNMPDQRAKLDSLMPNQKVSL
- the LOC119226896 gene encoding interleukin-18 receptor accessory protein-like isoform X2; protein product: MRTICVLFSFIFPIFSEGCCGSWRDRKAAKRDDNQHYRAVEGEMFLMPCIESVSSCNNAKCSRTGEGAEGTSFDCGTKFSVEAKHAGKYTCSGSTFLFHLQVVKRSESSLGCFLSKESSVELVDSKGGTVPCPGHTCSNNTHVIWYKDKAAMSRQKRPFCLKSGGLYLCTVTEHDTGVYFCDRQIREQGVIWTFRRAVNVTVIRPTADNVTDPPKILYPNGNVTEKVELGLPHTLECVVHFLLERHFPRKVLWYMNYGGKTDNMTLVPMEEQKQQEKCEKFECKVIGRALIKQVTPQHLNQRFTCIASNNVSERSGTIQLKDIRVKLSSLVGYPVASLLLVVGLGIVLQVKWLEIQLIYRSYFQHRKHDGDEKEFDVFLSCVWSPPSTEVGGVWTLSSQRGPNRDEEACLAGVDPLITREGVSTLGPLEVMLPQVLEDQWGYRLCLLERDVAPGGAFTNDVVLAIQRSRMLICLLSADYLSNSNAVFVLESGIQNSSLKLLPIWTGKASASLAQPDTPLPTLVQRALKVLPSLDCTSGQPSTSCFWRSLRKNMPDQRAKLDSLMPNQKVSL
- the LOC119226896 gene encoding interleukin-18 receptor accessory protein-like isoform X3; protein product: MRTICVLFSFIFPIFSEGCCGSWRDRKAAKRDDNQHYRAVEGEMFLMPCIESVSSCNNAKCSRTGEGAEGTSFDCGTKFSVEAKHAGKYTCSGSTFLFHLQVVKRSESSLGCFLSKESSVELVDSKGGTVPCPGHTCSNNTHVIWYKDKAAMSRQKRPFCLKSGGLYLCTVTEHDTGVYFCDRQIREQGVIWTFRRAVNVTVIRPTADNVTDPPKILYPNGNVTEKVELGLPHTLECVVHFLLERHFPRKVLWYMNYGGKTDNMTLVPMEEQKQQEKCEKFECKVIGRALIKQVTPQHLNQRFTCIASNNVSERSGTIQLKDIRVKLSSLVGYPVASLLLVVGLGIVLQVKWLEIQLIYRSYFQHRKHDGEVGGVWTLSSQRGPNRDEEACLAGVDPLITREGVSTLGPLEVMLPQVLEDQWGYRLCLLERDVAPGGAFTNDVVLAIQRSRMLICLLSADYLSNSNAVFVLESGIQALLQNSSLKLLPIWTGKASASLAQPDTPLPTLVQRALKVLPSLDCTSGQPSTSCFWRSLRKNMPDQRAKLDSLMPNQKVSL
- the LOC119226896 gene encoding interleukin-18 receptor accessory protein-like isoform X4, with protein sequence MRTICVLFSFIFPIFSEGCCGSWRDRKAAKRDDNQHYRAVEGEMFLMPCIESVSSCNNAKCSRTGEGAEGTSFDCGTKFSVEAKHAGKYTCSGSTFLFHLQVVKRSESSLGCFLSKESSVELVDSKGGTVPCPGHTCSNNTHVIWYKDKAAMSRQKRPFCLKSGGLYLCTVTEHDTGVYFCDRQIREQGVIWTFRRAVNVTVIRPTADNVTDPPKILYPNGNVTEKVELGLPHTLECVVHFLLERHFPRKVLWYMNYGGKTDNMTLVPMEEQKQQEKCEKFECKVIGRALIKQVTPQHLNQRFTCIASNNVSERSGTIQLKDIRGIVLQVKWLEIQLIYRSYFQHRKHDGDEKEFDVFLSCVWSPPSTEVGGVWTLSSQRGPNRDEEACLAGVDPLITREGVSTLGPLEVMLPQVLEDQWGYRLCLLERDVAPGGAFTNDVVLAIQRSRMLICLLSADYLSNSNAVFVLESGIQALLQNSSLKLLPIWTGKASASLAQPDTPLPTLVQRALKVLPSLDCTSGQPSTSCFWRSLRKNMPDQRAKLDSLMPNQKVSL
- the LOC119226896 gene encoding interleukin-18 receptor accessory protein-like isoform X5, which translates into the protein MQVVKRSESSLGCFLSKESSVELVDSKGGTVPCPGHTCSNNTHVIWYKDKAAMSRQKRPFCLKSGGLYLCTVTEHDTGVYFCDRQIREQGVIWTFRRAVNVTVIRPTADNVTDPPKILYPNGNVTEKVELGLPHTLECVVHFLLERHFPRKVLWYMNYGGKTDNMTLVPMEEQKQQEKCEKFECKVIGRALIKQVTPQHLNQRFTCIASNNVSERSGTIQLKDIRVKLSSLVGYPVASLLLVVGLGIVLQVKWLEIQLIYRSYFQHRKHDGDEKEFDVFLSCVWSPPSTEVGGVWTLSSQRGPNRDEEACLAGVDPLITREGVSTLGPLEVMLPQVLEDQWGYRLCLLERDVAPGGAFTNDVVLAIQRSRMLICLLSADYLSNSNAVFVLESGIQALLQNSSLKLLPIWTGKASASLAQPDTPLPTLVQRALKVLPSLDCTSGQPSTSCFWRSLRKNMPDQRAKLDSLMPNQKVSL